The Toxorhynchites rutilus septentrionalis strain SRP chromosome 3, ASM2978413v1, whole genome shotgun sequence genome includes a region encoding these proteins:
- the LOC129775421 gene encoding protein RFT1 homolog: MGRNILASSLQHASFSIVFQILCRCITFAINAFIVRSVGREVLGITNVRLLLLESTLLFLSKEAITRSALSSRHNKHCTWAQLINQLWITVPACFILAIPCLYIWLNWLSTVDEHYYVQYRFGCFAIAFACVIELTAEAPIFVSQVFCFVKLKVVMDTSHIFIRSLVFIVIVLLNKNITIYAFGVAQIISAVTIIAGNYAFFHMYIPRLMHYRRELKRVDDKYKLREMYGDYYENMDDFPFMSIKEMCPGVLPNPNSAFNPDLQKLVLSFTKQGVLKQVLTEGEKYVMSVSPVLTFSEQATYDVVNNMGSLAARFIFRPIEDSSYFYFTQTIARDATLLNQKRDAVNEACQVLSYLFRVVTSIALVGFVFGQFYAGTILLLYGGADFVEGGLPEILLRWHCLAIVLLAVNGIAEGYMFATNTSQEIDTYNYYMAFCSVAFLMLSYQLTNWLGPVGFILANCCNMSFRISYSLFYIHKHFNEVNTNPLQGFLPRPVFVTVLCVCGIMCKISEAYFSPHSILYHVLFGALCTCLTLLTWCFENRQLLQTGLAKYRERKVSLTGDTN, encoded by the exons ATGGGTAGAAATATTCTTGCCAGCAGCTTACAACATGCGTCTTTTAGCATCGTATTCCAG ATACTGTGTAGATGCATTACGTTTGCTATAAATGCGTTCATAGTTAGAAGCGTTGGGCGAGAAGTGCTTGGCATCACAAACGTTCGGTTGCTTCTTTTGGAAAGCACCCTCCTGTTTCTGTCTAAAGAAGCGATTACCCGTTCGGCTCTGAGCTCTCGCCATAACAAGCACTGCACATGGGCCCAGCTGATAAACCAGCTTTGGATCAC GGTTCCTGCATGCTTCATCCTGGCGATTCCCTGTCTTTACATATGGCTCAATTGGCTTTCGACTGTGGACGAGCACTATTATGTGCAGTATCGTTTCGGATGTTTCGCAATTGCCTTTGCTTGTGTTATCGAACTTACAGCTGAAGCACCAATTTTCGTGTCGCAAGTGTTTTGTTTCGTTAAATTGAAGGTTGTGATGGATACATCCCATATATTCATACGTTCCTTGGTGTTTATCGTGATTGTTCTGCTGAATAAAAATATAACGATATACGCTTTCGGCGTAGCGCAAATAATAAGCGCCGTAACCATCATCGCTGGAAATTATGCCTTCTTCCATATGTACATACCCCGTTTGATGCACTATCGGAGAGAATTAAAACGAGTCGACGATAAATATAAACTACGTGAAATGTATGGTGACTACTACGAAAATATGGACGACTTCCCGTTCATGTCCATAAAAGAAATGTGTCCAGGGGTTCTACCGAATCCG AATTCCGCATTTAATCCCGATCTTCAGAAGCTCGTCTTAAGCTTCACTAAACAAGGCGTCCTGAAGCAGGTGTTAACGGAAGGGGAGAAATACGTTATGTCCGTGAGCCCGGTTCTGACCTTTAGTGAGCAAGCAACGTATGACGTTGTGAATAATATGGGCAGTTTGGCTGCCCGATTCATCTTCCGACCGATTGAGGACAGTAGTTATTTCTATTTCACTCAAACGATTGCTCGTGACGCAACGCTGTTGAATCAAAAGCGGGACGCCGTAAACGAGGCCTGTCAGGTGCTTTCGTACTTATTCAGAGTAGTGACTTCCATTGCACTGGTTGGGTTTGTGTTTGGACAGTTCTATGCTGGAACTATTTTGCTTCTATACGGTGGGGCAGATTTTGTTGAAGGAGGCTTACCGGAGATCCTTCTGCGATGGCACTGCCTGGCAATCGTTCTGCTAGCGGTCAATGGTATTGCGGAAGGATATATGTTCGCGACGAACACATCTCAAGAAATTGACACCTACAATTACTACATGGCGTTCTGCTCGGTTGCATTCCTAATGCTCTCGTACCAGTTGACGAATTGGCTTGGCCCGGTTGGATTTATATTGGCCAACTGTTGTAACATGTCCTTCCGCATTAGTTAtagtttattttatattcacaAACACTTCAATGAGGTTAATACCAATCCACTGCAAGGCTTTCTTCCTAGACCAGTGTTCGTTACAGTTTTGTGTGTATGTGGTATTATGTGCAAGATTTCCGAGGCGTATTTCAGCCCACACTCGATATTATACCATGTCCTTTTTGGGGCGCTTTGCACGTGTTTAACTTTACTGACATGGTGCTTCGAAAATCGGCAGCTTTTACAGACAGGATTAGCAAAATATCGTGAGCGAAAGGTGAGTTTAACTGGTGATACCAACTAa